The DNA region ATCAAGTATTTAGAACTTGacgtttcatgttaattatattttgctcTTCTCTAAAGTTGAGATgtgcaacaaaaaaaaaaaaacaaaaataagtatagaatattgaaatatattttttatactgactggacaaaatttgatttaaatccttttatgaaatatcttacaaaatgttttcaattttgagCTATTTGTCAGGCTACTACTGTATATATGCAGTATATACAGCaccaaaaaattacattaaataatttcaattacatatttctaagaaatatttcacttGTTCCTAAAAAGTCTGAAATTATTGTCAAAAACCTAGGATTTAGtactaaaacaatattaaatcagATACatgaatattctattttttgtcAGTTTCAAGGATGAACATGTATTGTACTTtagataattattcattagttATCTAttgtactattttatatttaatgtagaGGTATTTAGATAACACATTTGACAAAGATTCTatcttacttttaataattattttttgtgtaacttaattttaacttaagtcAAAGATGTCAAGTCAAAAAATACCCTGTACTagtctataattattatattatcattcTTTTTTgggacaaaattaattatttgataaaactaatattatataaagaaaattaaatacataaaatgggTTCTTCCTAATTGGGAGCACGTCAATGTGTGATCTCGTGTATTCACttaaaccaaaaatatttaaatgttaaatattcttatattcaAACTAAGAgacttataatttatactgaATAGTCTCTTCACTCATAAccttaaattagatttgtttacATTGTTTACAGGTGGTTTACCTGTAAATGTAGTGCACCGTACACTTAGATGCACATATCTTAAGTTATGGTAGCTTGGACTActgtttttacaattttattcggCTTAGAATGCCACAAGAAAATAAACCACGATAAAACGTTCCGATTGTTTACAAGTGACACCACACGGTTGGAGACCTTCGGCAGCGCGTAGCTACACCGAACACATTAGCTTAGCGGTTGGCAGCATTGGCGTGAATGGAAAGCAAACGTATCGAAAACAAGAACAATTAGAATAAGGCGAACGGGGTCCGTTGATGGGCTGGGTTCTGCGAAGCGGCGCATCTCATACGATAAAACACGCGGCAATAGCTACGTAAACGGTTCGGTTTTGATTAGTGCAAAGGTGCTGTGCCAAGGGACACGCTTCCATCATGAGCAAAAAGTGCGCCAGGTGCGAGAAGACCGTCTATCCCACTGAAGAACTCAAGTGTCTGGACAAAGTATGTTTTCCGTTCGTTTCGGGGTCCAGTTTCCGAGAGCCGTCGGACGTTTTGCCCGGAACGGAAACTGCGGCCGGAATGATCGTTCACCAGTGTTTTGGTGGAAATGTGTGATTTTCTCACTTTCCCCGGTTTTTCTTTTCCAGATATGGCACAAGCCCTGTTTCAAGTGCAAAGAGTGCGGCATGGCCCTCAACATGAGGAACTACAAGGGGTTCGACAAGGAACCGTACTGCGAAGCGTGAGTGTCATGTTATTTAACTGTtttcgaataaaataatgaggCATTGTACGTCGCACAAAACATTCTTTATTGTGCCTGGACATATGCTGCAATTATTTTAACCGAATACTCGCAAAATACAATTCGTCAAGCGTTAACTGTTTAAATCGCCGATGTTGAATGTATCAACAATCGTTTTGCTGTCTGTGAAAGCCTTCATCTGTTTCACGAattctgattttatttttcatataaaaattatttataatttataactatataaGGAATACAGGGTGTGTTGGTCTTGACCTAGACAAATGACCTTTTGTTGTAGATGAATTGCCAATTCTTTACTGACACACATTTTATGCAGCAAATCTGTGTTTGGATTACCATTTTTGGACTTATTTGCAATTTTCTCATTATTTTAACCAATTAGAAACGTAAAGCAATTGAAtgcctattattaatttgaatgcgAAAATCTTTATTGTGATAATTGAACACTAATACAATgtgataaaaactaattttttatccatTCATTCTATCTATCTACATACATTTTTGCCGTCTAATTTTGAATCATCAAAAACCACTATTCATGGAATGTGCATTATTTTAAGTGTAGTaaccataaattataataaatatccaaCAAAATGTaacttgttatttaatattggttcataattttatttcttatcattttaattaaatcataattaaactcAATTATctagacacttaaaataattttaaaaaaatttacgtaAACATAATGtgtgaaatatgttttaatataacaaattgaatcaTTACAAACTAATATGTAGCTAGtttctagtttattttttaatgcaacattaaattatattacgtCATAATGCTTCatttaaatgtaacaagtaattttgaccttttatttacagtatgtaattagaattaattccAAATACACCTCTTTAAATACgactgtttaatattattaaatcgttCGTCTGTTAATGGAACATAGaagaaacaatatataaaagtagttAGTTTTTTCCTGTTACACAGAAttgcaacaaaatatttttgtgaaaatcaaaaaaactGTTTACTCTACGATAAACTAGATAAGATGAATGTTAAATAGAGGTCTTTTAAGAAGTGTGAATAGAATCATTTATGACGAAAACCCTGTGCCCCGATCTGCGGTTCTTCAATAAACCGGCCGTAAATGAATAAcgctttataaataaaatggatgaCGCAGAGGGAGCGTATGTGGGTTTCctctaataagaaaatatgcgGCGACTTGATGAATGAAATCACACGGGGGACCAGGGCCGTATCTGTCGTTACGTCCAAACGCCCCGAAAATTATCTTCTagaacagtttaaaaattgtgttgcACTACGGTCAACGTTAATGGGTAATTAAACGTGCCGAGTATTATCACAGATAATTAAAAGGCCTCGTGATTTTCTTGTTTGGACAATAAAATTGCTTGTTGCGTGTAACTGTTTGGATAAACTGACTACAGTTTATGTAACATGTTTTAAAGTACATAATTGTTGTTGGAAAATGTAGTAAAAATTGCCGCGTCcgattaattatatcaaaacaCGGAATGTTTGTTTTACTGGTGATCGATTAATGGAAAAATTCAGTGCCTCATTTTATTGATGGGTTATTTGGCAGATTACTACTTCCACAAGCAAATATGTGTGTATTCGTCTTCGGAATCAGAATATTGTTATAGTGCTAGTCAAAGAAatagcataaaatttaaagtcacaCATTTttcatgatattttattaggatttgattcaaattttgtccagtcagtataaaaaatatatttaaatattctatacttttttgtttttttgttatacatCTTACGAAcaccataaatataattttaaacacatttattattctgATTTAGTTGACCAAAGAAATAGCACATTCAAATGTATgtttttgtatgtatttaacaattatcttaatagttatttattgtatttattcttactaggatttaatttttttattaaataaaatcactttTAGTGAGAAGAAAGAAACAGCTGTCCAgagaagaagaaattaataattaacatgaaacatcaaggtctaaatattgctgatgTCGCTAAAAGGTTATGATGCTTccgaaaaatggtttacaatgcttattaacaattatgaaacaacacgcttaattgaaaatacaataagaaaatgtcctAACAAAAAAACGACTCCTTTTATTcacagaaaattgaaaaaatcagtacaatattcaaaataagtttGTCTAGTAAAATAATCAGGCGTCGACTGAATGAGTAAAACTTGGAaggatatatttcagtaaagaaaccattggtacaaaaaaaaatattcgaacAAGACTAAAAATTTGCACAAAATCATCCAGAATTTTGGCGAAGGGTACTTCAGTCCAGATACactacaaaaactttgaaGCATGGTGGAAGAAGAGTATTGATTTGAGGTTCCTTTCCTTAGTAtggtatacaaaaaattattagtaaaatggaCCGTTTCATATATAGAGACATTATGAGAGAAGTAATTGAACTCTTTACCAACGGTAATTTACCATTTACATGgattttacaaacaaatatatgttttatacatCACTGTATATGTGCTTTGACTtgatataaatcataaatcactactatataataatcaaaaaaatgatttatatcgTTTTAACTTATCACATTTTGATTACGATCAATAATCTTATTAGATGCTGACCGTGACTTATATATGTGaacaaaatagtaatttcaagAAGACATGCCCACATTTTAATCTTTTCGACACAAATTTACAGACATATACCGAAGGCAAAAGCGACGACTATGGCTGAAACGCCGGAATTGAAGCGAATTGCGGAGAACACCAAGATCCAGTCAAACGTCAAGTACCACGCCGATTTCGAACGGAGCAAGGGCAAATTTACACAGGTGGCAGATGATCCGGAGACGCTGCGCATCAAACAGAACACGAAAATCATCAGCAACGTGGCGTATCATGGGGAGCTGCAGCGCAAGGCGCAGATGGAACAACGGCGCCAGATTAACGAGAACGGATACAGGCCGGCGCCGGCGGCGGCTGCGACAGCGGCAGCTGTTGAGGATCAGAGGAACGCCAACGTGAAAGAGTATCAGCCGCCGGCGCAGCAGCCGCAGCAACAGATGGTTATACCGCCGCCCCCGCAAACAGCAATAGGTAATGGATAAATATGCTTATTTGGGCCTCATTTTTagtgtttattatttgattgttattatttttatcagtagTTCAATAAACAGGAAAGTCTTTATTTGATATGAATCAGTTTCTTGATAACTCTGAGTGtcggtaaatttttattttctatttccttgtttaattttttaataaactttaaagtatttacgtggagaattaaattcaataataatttatatttttgtcgcCTGATTATACGTTAGTTGTCATCTATTAaggcaaaattatttatcgcagtttcaagaaaattatacttGGTAAAGTCgacaaatttttctatttaatctgATTTAGAAATTTCTCTGAAACAGGAATCACATTCTATTTTAAGTGGTATTCCTCGCCCATAAGTGATTCATACTTCCGGTTGTGTTTTCCTTAATCATCATACGGGTATTGCGCTGAttgagtaattttaatattcagcaAGTAATGTTCATAAACACTAAATGCTTTGACATAAATATctttgaaaaatgaataacgGATCATTCGGaagacaaatataaaattaaaacgatctcaagaaagaaaaagaaaaaagtggttatgtagaataatatttttgttaacaattaatattttttcatcagAATCAGTACCTTGATCGGATGTTATGTTTGCTACaagaataagtaatttattttcttagtttTCAGG from Aethina tumida isolate Nest 87 chromosome 1, icAetTumi1.1, whole genome shotgun sequence includes:
- the LOC109595149 gene encoding LIM and SH3 domain protein F42H10.3; protein product: MSKKCARCEKTVYPTEELKCLDKIWHKPCFKCKECGMALNMRNYKGFDKEPYCEAHIPKAKATTMAETPELKRIAENTKIQSNVKYHADFERSKGKFTQVADDPETLRIKQNTKIISNVAYHGELQRKAQMEQRRQINENGYRPAPAAAATAAAVEDQRNANVKEYQPPAQQPQQQMVIPPPPQTAIGQLQHIGKISDYDPQSGSQFNSPYSSRTSQTLIYSSDVGTVNNPPARHIGSVLDMDPVNHNYGSLGRVYKAMYDYEAQDDDEVSFQDGDLIINVSSIDGGWMTGEVQRTGQVGMLPANYVQLANI